One stretch of Hemibagrus wyckioides isolate EC202008001 linkage group LG01, SWU_Hwy_1.0, whole genome shotgun sequence DNA includes these proteins:
- the LOC131348255 gene encoding receptor-type tyrosine-protein phosphatase H-like, translating to MGIIGLLLMCWSVAPLWILSSLASPPNIIGVIVKARTETLLTLEWTKMNNFSYIFRYSNGTETPLTVSINGSVLRHTVSSLSPGTKYTFVLYAVFKGVKHSAFNFTAVTSPSNVASVSVKARSETAVTFEWSKVNNSNAYIYILKQSNRSEAYIPMYWGGSTATYTVSSLSPGTKYSFTLYTVFDGEKSSGYNFSTATMPVNVARVNVSQRFADRLELSWDEVKSNNISYILSDSSKAETTVAALGKGSAMTHTVSSLSPSTRYNFTLYTVFEGIRSRGLTFTSVTASLTVTGLRCERLSGGNSLVLVWDAPSGQWTGVEVQMKGRNPQYLNGTRLELHDLYPAFWYNMTLKLYSGDVKSAPVSISCQTDPRGEVFTTLKI from the exons ATGGGAATTATAGGCCTACTGTTGATGTGTTGGTCAGTGGCTCCTCTGTGG ATACTGTCATCCCTGGCAT CTCCTCCTAACATCATTGGTGTCATTGTAAAAGCTCGAACTGAGACCCTGCTTACCTTGGAGTGGACTAAAATGAACAATTTCAGCTACATATTCAGATACAGTAATGGAACAGAAACTCCACTTACTGTATCTATTAATGGGTCTGTTTTAAGACATACAGTCTCCTCACTGTCTCCTGGGACCAAGTACACCTTTGTTTTGTATGCAGTGTTTAAAGGAGTAAAGCACAGTGCTTTCAACTTTACTGCTGTTACTA gtcccTCTAATGTCGCCAGTGTTTCTGTAAAAGCTCGTTCTGAGACTGCAGTAACATTTGAGTGGAGTAAAGTGAACAACAGTAATGCATACATTTACATCCTTAAACAAAGCAACAGGTCTGAGGCATACATTCCCATGTACTGGGGAGGATCTACAGCAACATACACTGTATCCTCTCTAAGTCCTGGAACCAAATATTCCTTTACTCTTTACACAGTATTTGATGGAGAGAAGAGTAGTGGCTACAACTTCTCTACAGCAACCA tgcCTGTGAATGTGGCAAGAGTTAACGTATCACAGCGATTTGCAGACCGGTTAGAACTGTCTTGGGACGAAGTGAAAAGCAATAATATCAGCTACATCCTGAGTGACAGCAGCAAGGCTGAGACCACAGTTGCTGCATTAGGGAAAGGTTCTGCAATGACGCATACAGTTTCATCACTCTCTCCTTCAACCAGATACAACTTCACTCTCTATACTGTGTTTGAAGGCATAAGGAGTAGAGGCCTGACCTTCACATCAGTCACAg cctCTCTTACTGTGACTGGACTGCGTTGTGAGCGTCTGTCTGGAGGAAATTCTTTGGTTTTAGTTTGGGATGCTCCATCTGGTCAATGGACAGGAGTTGAAGTGCAGATGAAGGGAAGAAACCCTCAGTACTTGAATGGAACAAGGCTTGAACTCCATGATCTTTATCCTGCCTTTTGGTACAACATGACGCTAAAATTATATTCAGGAGATGTAAAGAGTGCTCCAGTTTCAATCAGCTGTCAGACTGATCCAAGAGGTGAGGTCtttacaacattaaaaatatag